The Candidatus Rhabdochlamydia sp. T3358 nucleotide sequence AAGTCGATCTTCTTTTCCAAAAACTTTAGGGAGCTCATTTCTCCACTGGGCTGAAAACCATCTACGCAGGTTGTGTTTTTATTAAACATCACTTGGATGCGACCGGTTTCATCCTGTAGTTGAGCAAAGGCGTTTTTCCCCATTCCACGAAAGAGCACAAGTCTGCCAGCTACAGAGGTTTTTTCTGTTTTGGCTTCTTCGGCTTCTTCACTAGTCCCAGCTTTTTTATCTAACCACTTTGTGTGTAGTTGTTGAGCGGTATTTTCAGGAGAAAAAGTAGGAGGATAAGGATCGATTCCTAGTTGTTTAATCTCTTCTAATTTACGTAAACGATTTTGAAATTCTTCCTGTTCGTAGTAATCTGGTTTTTGCATAGGTGGATCTCTTTGAAATTTTTCCACTATTTTAGAGTGTTACTTGCAAAACTGCAAGCAGAGAAGAGAATACCCATCAGCAAAAGAGGGTTTTTTCTTCTGCTTTAAAATAAAAATTTAAGAATGAGCATATTTATTTTCGTTTTGTACTTGCTTGTCCTCAGGAGATAGTGGTAACAACATGCGATCCCCCCACCAAACAGGTATAGTAAAAGGTAAGCGTGGATTTATGATGTACACATAATCCTCATGATATAAGGGAATAGCGGGCATCTCATTTAAAATAAGTTTTTCCGCTTGTTCTAGAGTTTGAAATCTTTTATCTGCCTCTTCATAAAAAGATCGATCGAGTAATTTGATATACTCTGCATTCTCCCAGTTAGAGAAATTTGTTGCATAGGATTTGTACTTAAACCTTTCTAAAACACTCATCGGATCTTGATACATGGCTTCCCAGTGCATAAAACACATAGAATAGTCTCCGCTGCTTAGCTTGTCTACAGCATTTCTAAACTCTAAACATTCTATTGTAATCAAAATGTCTAAAGCATCTAACCATTGTTGTTGGATAGCTTCCATCAGTTCTCTCGTTCCAGGAAATTGAGAGTAATAGTAGAGAACAATAGAGTTAAAAGCTGTTTTGGTAAGTCCTATCTCTATTAGGCCTTCTTCTAATAAAATACGTGCTTGGGTTCCATCACTATCTGTAAAAAAAGAGCGATGACGATTTTCTTTTAAGCAAGGCGGAACCATATTTGTGGCTGCAGAACTTGCTTGGTAGGCAATATTAATAGGATACTTTAAGAGGTTTTTTTTGACATCTTTTCCAGATGATCCAATTAATTTTTCGCGGTTGATAGCAAAGCTAAATGCTTTACGGATTTTAGGGTGATTAAAAGGGGGCTTATCTATATTAAAGTTAATAAGAACGGTAGAAGCTGCTGGCTTGCGAGAGATTGTCCATTTTTTTTCTAAATGAGGGATCTCCTCTAAGGGGATATCGGTTAAGCAATCTCCAATGATATCCACTAGACCTTTTTCAAACATTTGCAGTGTTATTTCATTATTTTCCACAATGTTAAAAATAATTTGTTCTGGGTGTAGATCTTCTGTTTTTCGATATGTAGGGTTACGTATAGCAATGATTTGCTTTTCATGATCCCACTTATCTAATCTAAAGGGGCCGTTGCTCAAAAAGGTGGACCCCGCATGGTAAGCCCAATCGGGATTTTCTCTGTCGTTTTCGATATTTACAGGAGAAAAAGCACAAAAAGAAAGCAATTTGAAAAGATAAGGAGTAGGTTTTTCTAAAGTAATTACAAGAGTTTTGGCATCTGTTGCTTTAATGCCTACCTCATCAAGAGAAACAAGACCCTTTTTAGCCGCGTCAGCATTTTTTATGGGAGAGAATAGTTGCGCACTCATCGAAGGAAACTTGGGATCAAGGACATCTTTCCAAGATTGCTCAAAATCATAAGCAGTAACAGGTGTATGATTAGACCAAACAGTATCTCTTAAGAAAAAAGTATAGGTGAGTTTATCCTCTGATACTTCATAAGATTCTGCTTGTGCAAGCTTAATAGATTGATCTGGGTATACTTTTAGAAGTCCTTCAAAAAATAGAGAGTGCATTTGTGTAGAATACATATCTCCTTCTTTGCGTGGATCCATTGTTTTTGGTTGTTTTTTCATATTTAAATGAAGAATCTGTATCTTTTTTTTGGATTTAATAAATGAGAAAAAGAAAAAACCGACAACAATAATAAGGATGAAAAACAAGGTATATTTCATGAGATATCCTTTAAAAGAAGATAATTATATGCATCAAGAAGATTATTTGCCTATCGTAAAAATAATAATTTAATTTTTATCTTTTAAAGACTGAGGCAATAGGATTCGATCTCCCCATAAAGATACTCTAAAAGGTAAGCGAGGGTTTATGATATATACATAGTCCTCATGATATAAGGGAATAAAGGGCATCTCATCTAAAAAAATCTTTTCTGCTTGTTCTAACGTGTAAAACCTTTTATCTGCCTCTTCATAAAAAGATCGATCGAGTAATTTGATATACTCTGGATTTTCCCAATTAGAAAAATTTGTTATATATGTTTTATATCTAAATCTTTCTAGAACACTCATTGGATCGTGATACATCGCAGCCCAAGCAGTAAGACACATGAAGTAATCTCCTTGAATGAGCTTTTCCACAGCACTTCTAAAGTCTAAACACTCAATTTTAATCAAAAGACCCAAAGTTTTTAGCCATTGTTGTTGGATGGTTTGTACCAATTCACTTGTTCCATAAGAATAGTAATAGAGAACAACAGAGTCGAAGGCTTCTTTGCTAACTCCCAATTCTCTTAATCCATCTTCTAAAAAAATACGTGCTTGGACTCCATCATTATCTGTAAAAAAAGAGCGATGACGATTTTCTTTTAAATAAGGAGGAACCATATTTGTTGCTACAGAACTTGCTTGATAGGCAATATATCTAACCAGCTCCTCCCGGTTAATAGCAAGGCCGAGTGCTCTGCGGATTTTAGGGTGATTGAGAGGAAACTGATCTGTATTAATATTAATGAACGCTGTAGTAGCTGCTTCTTCACGAGAAATTGTCCATTTTTTTTCTAAATGAGGGATCTCCTCTAAGGGGATATCGGTTAAGCAATCTCCAATGATATCCACTAGACCTTTTTCAAACATTTGCAGTGTTATTTCATTATTTTCCACAATGTTAAAAATAATTTTTTCTGGGTGTAGATCTTCTGTTTTTCGATATGTAGGGTTACGTATAGCAATGATTTGCTTTTCATGATCCCACTTTTCTAATCTAAAGGGGCCGTTGCTCAAAAAGGTGGACCCCGCATGGTAAGCCCAATCGGGATTTTCTCTGTCGTTTTCGATATTTACAGGAGAAAAAGCACAAAAAGAAAGCAATTTGAAAAGATAAGGAGTAGGTTTTTCTAAAGTAATTACAAGAGTTTTGGCATCTGTTGCTTTAATGCCTACCTCATCAAGAGAAACAAGACCCTTTTTAGCCGCGTCAGCATTTTTTATGGGAGAGAATAGTTGCGCACTCATCGAAGGAAACTTGGGATCAAGGACATCTTTCCAAGATTGCTCAAAATCATAAGCAGTAACAGGTGTATGATTAGACCAAACAGTATCTCTTAAGAAAAAAGTATAGGTGAGTTTATCCTCTGATACTTCATAGGATTCTGCTTGTGCAAGCTTAATAGATTGATCTGGGTATACTTTTAGAAGTCCTTCAAAAAATAGAAAGTGCATTTGTGTAGAACACACATCTCCTCCTTTGCGAGGATCCATGGTTGGGGGTTCTTTTTTTATATTTAAACGAATCATATTTCTTGTTTTAGATATATTTTGAGGTTTGGTAAATAGAATTTGAGTAGATACAAGTATACTAGCAATAATAAAAAGAAAAATTAGGATCTTTTTCATAGTGAAGCCTCTTAATCTATATTTTAAGATAAGGACAATAATCTATTAAAAATTTATTTGTAAGTTATAAAGTGGTATCTGAGGAAAGCTTATAGCGAGTGGGCATCCAGTGCTTCATTACCAAATAAAGCTACGCATGAAAAATTTATCAAGACCTAAGAAAAAGAGATGCTATTCCTGATTAGGATACATCAAGGAGATTTTACAAATGACATGGCCTGATCCAAATTTGATTTATCCTATAAAAGGTTATAACAAACTCGTATTTCTTAAGAATTTCATCAAGGCAAGCAATATTATCGTTGGTGATTATACGTACTTTGATGATCGAAGACATGGACCAGAAAATTTTGAGGAATACAATGTCCTTTATAACTATGACTTTTCCAAGGTAAAACTTATCATCGGCAAATTTTGTGCAATTGCAGCTGAAACACGCTTTATCATGACAGGAGATCATAAACTCGATGCAATAAGCACTTATCCTTTTCCTATTTTCGGTCATGGATGGGAGCATGCTTTTAACGTCTATGACTTGCCAGTTAAAGGAGACATTATTGTAGGAAATGATGTTTGGTTCGGATACGATTCTTTGATTATGAATGGAGTAACTATAGGTAATGGCGCAATTATTGCTGCTAGAGCTATGGTTGTTAAAGATGTTCCTGCTTACTCTATCGTTGCCGGGAATCCAGCTAAAGTTGTAAAGATGCGATTTGATGATCAAACGATTAGCCGTCTTTTAAAAATAGCTTGGTGGGATTGGAATATAGAGAAGATCAATCAGAACTTAAAATTGATCTGTAATCTCGATATTGATCGTTTAGAAGAAGCGAGTCTTAGCAAGGTAGATGTAGGCTAAAAAAAAGTAGACAGGGGATCCACATCAATAGAGAGTTTGATCTCTTTGTGCTGTGATATCTGATGTAATTGAGGCAGTATAGGGATCAATTTTTTAGCCTTAATCAGAAACTGGTAGCGGAACATGTCTTTAATTTTAGCATGACCGCAGGCGATAAGTGGTAGAATTTCACAATGATTCAGTTTTCTTATTAGGTCTTTTCGGATCTTTTCTGCATATTCTACAACTTGGAACTCTGTTTTTCCGCTAAAGACCAGCTTTACAAGCCTGGTAAAAGGAGGATAGAAAAATAGCTGACGTGTTTGTATTTCTTGAGCAAAAAAACCTTCAAAATTTTGTTGTTGGGCTAAAGAGAGAATCATATGTTCTGGAAGAAGGGTTTGGATGATCACTTCTCCTAATAGGGATCCTCTTCCGGATCTGCCAGCTACTTGAGTGAGCAATTGAAAGGTGGTTTCACTGGCTCGAAAATCAGGGATTTGTAAGTTGCTATCAGCCATGAGAACACCTACTAATGTCACTAAAGGAAAATGCAGGCCTTTTGCGATCATTTGTGTTCCGATCAACACATCAGCTTTGCCTGTGCGAAACTGTTTTAGTAATATTTCGTGACTTCCTTTGTGGCGAGTTGTATCTCTATCAATACGCAGTGTGTGCGCTTCTGGAAGAAGAGCCTTTAAAGAACGCTCTACTAATTCTGTACCGACTCCTTTAAATTTTAGTTGTCCTTCTGCATGGCATTTGGGACAAGATTTAGGGGGAGGGAGACAAAAATCACATAGATGGCAGCTAAATTGGTTTTCTTTTAAATAAAAGGTCAAGGAGATATCACAATGAGGACAACTTACCACGTAGGAACAGTTTAAGCAGAGTTGTGAAGTGTGATAGCCTCTTCGGTTTAAAAAAAGCAGCACCTGTTCACCAAGTGCTATCTTCTGTTTGATTTTCTCAATCAGTATTTCAGAAAATAGAGTGAATCCCTTAGCTTTTTGGTATTGAGGACGCATATCAACGATTTGTATTTGTGGCAAATGCGCTTTGTCAGCTCTTTTGGACAGCGTATTTAAATGGTATTTATCTAAAAGGGTATTTTGATAGCTTTCTAAGCTAGGAGTTGCGCTGCCCAGGATCACTGTTGCTTGATTTAGCTTAGCGCGCATAACAGCTATATCACGTGCATGGTATCTAGGAGATTCTTCTGTTTGTTTGTAAGAGCTCTCATGTTCTTCATCAACAATGATTAGACCTAATCTACAAGCAGGGCTAAATACAGCAGATCTAGCCCCAATTACAATAGGAGTGGTATTAGCTGCAATATTATGCCAAGCATCTCTTTTTTCCCCAGTAGAGAGCCGATAGTGCAAAATGGCTAATTTTTGCAAAAATCTACTTCTTAATCTTTCAATGGTTTGAGAAGTTAAAGCAATTTCTGGAACGAGAAATATGATGCTTTTCCCTTGTTCTAGTGCATGTTGAATCGCTTGTAGATATACTTCTGTTTTTCCACTTCCGGTTACTCCATATAATAGATGTGTCTGAAACTGGTTTGTATTTAAGCTGTGTTTTATGGATTCAAGTGCTTTTGCCTGTTCCGGATTTAGCGATTTTGGCTTAGTTCTAAAGAATTCCCATTCCAACAATTTAGAGCGATCAATGGTAATCGAAGAGCAACTTAATATATTTTTTTTAACCAGTGTATCAATTGGACTACGAGAGACATTTGCTTTTTCCATCAGTTCACTGAGCAATAATCCTTTAGGAGCTTGTAAAAGAGTCGATACTACCTCAGCTTGTGTAGGAGATGTTAAACGCAAGCTTTCACATAACTCTTTTAGCCTTGATTTATCAAGAAGAGGCTTGATAAATAACTGTTGCTTAGCTCCTGTGTCTTTACGCACGCTAGGTGGCAGGATTACTTGCAAGACTTTGCGCAAAGGACAGCAATAATAGTGGGCCATCCACTTAGCAAGGGAGACTAGATCTTTGGGTAAAACAGGTGTATCTAAAAGCTCTATAATCTCACGTAGCTTTTTTATAGGCGTCGTTTGTTTAATCTCGATAACTGTAGCTAATCTGGTAGATCCTTGTAGAGGGACCTTTACCCGAGAACCTATATGAATACGACCTATAAGTTCTAGGCAGATTTTATAATCAAGGGTCATATTAATGGCTTGATCCAAAATTACAGAGACGATGCTGCCGGAGTTAAGATCTGACATAGAGATTTCCAAAGAGCGGTTTTTTGATCAGGCTGTATATATGTTTCTAATGCCTCAAGAATAATAAGAGGAATAGCTGCTAGCTGGTTTTTCTGCTGCTTATAACACATCAATGTAGTGTATTGCTGCGCTGCCTGTGTAAGAATGATCAGTTTAAGGCTATTTTTTTTGAAAAAGGATTCCCAGCCTTTTTCTTTTTCTAATTTCGTGCCAGAAATTAATTTAGTAACGGATAAACGATCATGAATAGCTCTTGCAAGATCTTTTAAGAAAAGCAGCTCTTCATTTGAAACAGAACCAGTAATGATGACAACTTCTATTTGCTCATTCCAGGAATTAGCTGCTTTTTGTGCTTTGAGATCATCGAGTATTGTATCGTGTAACTTTATGTTAGGAGCAATCTTTTGTAGCTTGGATCGAATAGAAGGCCAGCTATCAAGAGATGTTTGTTTTAAAATGGGCTTTTGTTTGACTTCTTGTGGTTTTGCCAAAGGCTTTATTGTTTCTGAAAGTGGGATAGGAGGATGAAAAAATTCGTAAGCCTCTGGTGAAATACGTGAAGAACAGGAGCTTTCTTTGAGTAAACCAGTTGCTTGGCTAATAAGATCAAGCAATTCTTTCTGTAGTGTATTTAACATAGGATTACATGCTTTTTATTCTATCTGCATGTTACATGAAGTCTTAGATTGTTTACAGGTTTAGTTCTTATTCTTAAATTTAGATAGATTCCTATTTTTCAAAATTTATTTATTGCTAAAATTAAGGTTTCTGTTAGCTTACTTGGGTACAATCCCCCTTACTAAAATTATGGACATTCAATGGCAGAGTTCATCTTTTTCAACATCTTTTATTCCTCATTCAGAAAGTAGAGTTCCTTAAAAACTCTATGGCCAAGTGCATCTATCATCATGCATATTCAATATGAAAAAAAGGTCTAAAACCAGAAGATTTTTTCTCTCTTTGTTTCTCAAAGCAACAATTGCAAGATGCAAAGCAGTCAATATTTAATAAATATTTTATTTTCATTAAATAAAGTTTACGTTACCTTTTACCTGTAAATTTTTTTGTGACCAGGACTCAATGATAATTAAGAAAAACTTAAGATTTAACGCGAAATGTCACTTAAGTCACTAGTCAGCTAGAAAGGTACATTTGGAAAATGCAAATGAGTGCTTTTCTAAAAATTCTTTAATTACACTTAGAAGTTTAGGTAACAATATGCAACCGGTCCACATTAACTCTTTGCCAAAAGAACTCTTTTTTGAAGTCTTTTCTTTGATAAAGCCAAATAATCTACTTACAAATAGGCTTGTTTGTAAACAATGGAATGAGAATATCACTGAGCTTTTTTGTAGTAGGCTTAAAGCATTAAACACTTACACATCGGAATTTGATCTTCTTATAGATCCCGCAATTCAGCAGATTCCAACAAATGAAGATCTTCTTTCATTAAATGTAATTGAGGTCTTGAGAGACTTTAATGGTAACTTAGCTGATTGTAGCAAGATTGTGGATCCTTTACCTATCATTTCTTGTATTCAAGAAGTTGAAGAATTAGAGCAACAATTAAACGAACACGATCAGTTTTTAGGAATACTATGGGCCGCCCTGCCTATTTCTGATAAACCTTCTTTTGAAACTGTAGCCGAAATTAGAGAGTGGTTTGAAGATGCGCAAAATCAATCTGTGTTAGATACTGTAACCGTTTTAGATTTTGAGAATTGCGAGCTTACACAGATATCAAAAGAGCTTATTAAATTGCGCAACTTAGAGTCCCTAAATATAAGCGCTAATAAATTCTCTAGATTACCTCCTTCAATTGGACAGCTTAAAAATTTAAAAAAACTTAAAGCAGAAGCAAATCATCTAACAGAGCTTCCTAAAGAGATTAGTCAATGTATTTCTTTAGAAATTCTTAAAGTGTCAGAAAACCAAATATCTCAATTGCCGGAAGATCTTAAGCTTTTAACTTCTCTTAAGAAGTTTTGTATCTCTGATAATGAATTAGAACTTTCATCTGAAGACCTAGAAAATCTAGAACTGTGTAATTGGGAACAAATACAACGAGTAGATTTCTCAGATAATCCTCTAAAGCAGAGTATAACAGCAGAGTTTATTAAAGCTTTGTGGCCAAGTGCAATTGAGATTGATCTATAATGATTAACTAATCTCAAAGAGGGAGGAAGCATACGCGATAGGCTCAAATCCCTCTAAGTCCTCGACTTTCTCACCTGTGCCGATCCATTGGATAGGAACATGGAGTTTTTTGTAGATCGAAAGAACTATACCACCTTTAGCAGAACCATCGAGCTTGCTCATGATGATACCTGTCAGGGGAGTGAACTTATGAAAGGTCTCTGCTTGATCAATAGCATTTTGTCCTGTAGTTGCATCTAGGACAAGCAGGGTTTCATGAGGAGCTGAAAGGATCGGTTTTTGCATAACGCGTTTAATCTTTTCCAGCTCTTGCATAAGAGCTGTTTTATTTTGCAGGCGACCTGCTGTGTCGATTAACACTATGTCTATACTGCGAGCTTTAGCTGCTGTTAATGTATCAAAGACAATAGCTGAAGGGTCAGCACCGGTTTTGCCTTTGACAATATCTACTCCGATTTGATTAGCCCAAAGCTCTAATTGTTCCGTGGCAGCCGCACGAAATGTGTCTGCTGCCCCAATTAATACTTTTTTGCCTTGTTTTTTAAATTGATAGGCGAGTTTTGCAAGAGAGGTTGTTTTCCCACTGCCGTTAACACCTACGATTAGAATTACATGAGGTGTTTTTTCTTCTGAGTGTTTAGGGATAATGAAAGGAGGTTCTTGAAGTATGGATAAAGTGTATTCATAAAATATCTTTAAAATATCGTTGATTTCTGCTTTGGGTTGTAGGCGTAGGGTACTGCGTGCTTTTTCAACAAGTAAAGAAGCGCACTCTGATCCTAGGTCTGCTTCAAAGAGAATTTGCTCTAGCGCTTCAAAGGTTTCTTCGTTCCATGGTTTTCCAAATAAAGAGCGAATTCTATGGGAAAGAGCAGACCTGGTTTTAGACATAGCCTGTTTAATTTTTTGGAAGCCTTCTTTAAGAAAACCAAACATAAGAACCCTTTTTAATTGCTTGAAAAAAAACTCTATCAGATAAAGAGATTCAAGCAAAGCAAAGAGAAACAAGATGAATACACACGAATACCA carries:
- a CDS encoding peptide ABC transporter substrate-binding protein, with the protein product MKYTLFFILIIVVGFFFFSFIKSKKKIQILHLNMKKQPKTMDPRKEGDMYSTQMHSLFFEGLLKVYPDQSIKLAQAESYEVSEDKLTYTFFLRDTVWSNHTPVTAYDFEQSWKDVLDPKFPSMSAQLFSPIKNADAAKKGLVSLDEVGIKATDAKTLVITLEKPTPYLFKLLSFCAFSPVNIENDRENPDWAYHAGSTFLSNGPFRLDKWDHEKQIIAIRNPTYRKTEDLHPEQIIFNIVENNEITLQMFEKGLVDIIGDCLTDIPLEEIPHLEKKWTISRKPAASTVLINFNIDKPPFNHPKIRKAFSFAINREKLIGSSGKDVKKNLLKYPINIAYQASSAATNMVPPCLKENRHRSFFTDSDGTQARILLEEGLIEIGLTKTAFNSIVLYYYSQFPGTRELMEAIQQQWLDALDILITIECLEFRNAVDKLSSGDYSMCFMHWEAMYQDPMSVLERFKYKSYATNFSNWENAEYIKLLDRSFYEEADKRFQTLEQAEKLILNEMPAIPLYHEDYVYIINPRLPFTIPVWWGDRMLLPLSPEDKQVQNENKYAHS
- a CDS encoding peptide ABC transporter substrate-binding protein; the encoded protein is MKKILIFLFIIASILVSTQILFTKPQNISKTRNMIRLNIKKEPPTMDPRKGGDVCSTQMHFLFFEGLLKVYPDQSIKLAQAESYEVSEDKLTYTFFLRDTVWSNHTPVTAYDFEQSWKDVLDPKFPSMSAQLFSPIKNADAAKKGLVSLDEVGIKATDAKTLVITLEKPTPYLFKLLSFCAFSPVNIENDRENPDWAYHAGSTFLSNGPFRLEKWDHEKQIIAIRNPTYRKTEDLHPEKIIFNIVENNEITLQMFEKGLVDIIGDCLTDIPLEEIPHLEKKWTISREEAATTAFININTDQFPLNHPKIRRALGLAINREELVRYIAYQASSVATNMVPPYLKENRHRSFFTDNDGVQARIFLEDGLRELGVSKEAFDSVVLYYYSYGTSELVQTIQQQWLKTLGLLIKIECLDFRSAVEKLIQGDYFMCLTAWAAMYHDPMSVLERFRYKTYITNFSNWENPEYIKLLDRSFYEEADKRFYTLEQAEKIFLDEMPFIPLYHEDYVYIINPRLPFRVSLWGDRILLPQSLKDKN
- a CDS encoding CatB-related O-acetyltransferase, whose translation is MTWPDPNLIYPIKGYNKLVFLKNFIKASNIIVGDYTYFDDRRHGPENFEEYNVLYNYDFSKVKLIIGKFCAIAAETRFIMTGDHKLDAISTYPFPIFGHGWEHAFNVYDLPVKGDIIVGNDVWFGYDSLIMNGVTIGNGAIIAARAMVVKDVPAYSIVAGNPAKVVKMRFDDQTISRLLKIAWWDWNIEKINQNLKLICNLDIDRLEEASLSKVDVG
- the priA gene encoding primosomal protein N', whose product is MSDLNSGSIVSVILDQAINMTLDYKICLELIGRIHIGSRVKVPLQGSTRLATVIEIKQTTPIKKLREIIELLDTPVLPKDLVSLAKWMAHYYCCPLRKVLQVILPPSVRKDTGAKQQLFIKPLLDKSRLKELCESLRLTSPTQAEVVSTLLQAPKGLLLSELMEKANVSRSPIDTLVKKNILSCSSITIDRSKLLEWEFFRTKPKSLNPEQAKALESIKHSLNTNQFQTHLLYGVTGSGKTEVYLQAIQHALEQGKSIIFLVPEIALTSQTIERLRSRFLQKLAILHYRLSTGEKRDAWHNIAANTTPIVIGARSAVFSPACRLGLIIVDEEHESSYKQTEESPRYHARDIAVMRAKLNQATVILGSATPSLESYQNTLLDKYHLNTLSKRADKAHLPQIQIVDMRPQYQKAKGFTLFSEILIEKIKQKIALGEQVLLFLNRRGYHTSQLCLNCSYVVSCPHCDISLTFYLKENQFSCHLCDFCLPPPKSCPKCHAEGQLKFKGVGTELVERSLKALLPEAHTLRIDRDTTRHKGSHEILLKQFRTGKADVLIGTQMIAKGLHFPLVTLVGVLMADSNLQIPDFRASETTFQLLTQVAGRSGRGSLLGEVIIQTLLPEHMILSLAQQQNFEGFFAQEIQTRQLFFYPPFTRLVKLVFSGKTEFQVVEYAEKIRKDLIRKLNHCEILPLIACGHAKIKDMFRYQFLIKAKKLIPILPQLHQISQHKEIKLSIDVDPLSTFF
- a CDS encoding F-box-like domain-containing protein gives rise to the protein MQPVHINSLPKELFFEVFSLIKPNNLLTNRLVCKQWNENITELFCSRLKALNTYTSEFDLLIDPAIQQIPTNEDLLSLNVIEVLRDFNGNLADCSKIVDPLPIISCIQEVEELEQQLNEHDQFLGILWAALPISDKPSFETVAEIREWFEDAQNQSVLDTVTVLDFENCELTQISKELIKLRNLESLNISANKFSRLPPSIGQLKNLKKLKAEANHLTELPKEISQCISLEILKVSENQISQLPEDLKLLTSLKKFCISDNELELSSEDLENLELCNWEQIQRVDFSDNPLKQSITAEFIKALWPSAIEIDL
- the ftsY gene encoding signal recognition particle-docking protein FtsY, with protein sequence MFGFLKEGFQKIKQAMSKTRSALSHRIRSLFGKPWNEETFEALEQILFEADLGSECASLLVEKARSTLRLQPKAEINDILKIFYEYTLSILQEPPFIIPKHSEEKTPHVILIVGVNGSGKTTSLAKLAYQFKKQGKKVLIGAADTFRAAATEQLELWANQIGVDIVKGKTGADPSAIVFDTLTAAKARSIDIVLIDTAGRLQNKTALMQELEKIKRVMQKPILSAPHETLLVLDATTGQNAIDQAETFHKFTPLTGIIMSKLDGSAKGGIVLSIYKKLHVPIQWIGTGEKVEDLEGFEPIAYASSLFEIS